Proteins found in one Sediminispirochaeta bajacaliforniensis DSM 16054 genomic segment:
- a CDS encoding YhcH/YjgK/YiaL family protein: MVIDAIENAVDYLSNTNLIDALRFIAHAKEVNLDEGRYDILDTRMYAKVMSYRLKDRSEAKFEAHKEYIDIQSPLIGYEGFEYQDISCMSAATEYNKERDVVLFHTPEVSRSFYQLFPGSFILFLPSDVHMPQLRHGSDDVDVKKIVVKMHKSLFSL; encoded by the coding sequence ATGGTTATTGATGCTATTGAAAATGCCGTTGACTATCTTTCAAATACGAATCTCATTGATGCCCTAAGGTTTATAGCTCATGCGAAAGAGGTTAATCTTGATGAGGGACGATATGACATTCTTGATACGCGTATGTATGCAAAGGTGATGTCGTATCGTTTGAAAGATCGTAGCGAAGCAAAATTTGAAGCACACAAAGAATATATTGATATCCAATCACCCCTTATTGGATATGAGGGCTTTGAGTATCAAGATATTTCTTGCATGTCGGCAGCGACAGAATATAATAAAGAGAGAGATGTAGTATTATTTCATACGCCAGAAGTTTCAAGAAGCTTTTATCAGCTTTTCCCCGGATCATTTATCTTGTTCTTGCCGTCGGATGTTCATATGCCTCAGCTACGGCATGGATCTGATGATGTTGATGTGAAAAAAATTGTAGTGAAAATGCATAAAAGCCTCTTTTCACTATGA
- a CDS encoding glycosyltransferase family 2 protein: MQQVPLLSVIIPVHNSAHSLPRLFTSLQDQTLTSFEAIFVDDSSTDASWDMLYDVSMRDTRFRVHRLQKNLGAGCARNKGIELASGTFIHFLDSDDCYASSNALERMAGYIEKSHAEVTVFRYNLITSEHAPFYRSVNAYEQKVWNYLAQTAKVDNSSYHNIKDTQCLLALPAFPWNKVYTRAFLLAHSILFPRTMLHEDILFSWKSLLLAERISFCSEPVVNYYYSYANAAQASNQKDARRFELFSAFDKLDTFVHTITTDHSFSPWLLRFKIDTFSFGLGKIGTKQLSAFSTAVKQALSGISNASWKELKHLPLTGPIDRCKHFFIRFLPLFYAHTLRLLKKIIAIALCQHRLRAL, from the coding sequence ATGCAACAGGTTCCTCTCCTTTCCGTAATCATCCCTGTTCACAATTCCGCTCATTCCTTACCCCGCTTATTCACTTCCTTACAGGATCAAACCCTCACATCCTTTGAAGCAATTTTCGTTGATGATTCTTCTACAGATGCTTCATGGGATATGCTTTATGATGTTTCTATGCGGGATACCCGTTTTCGCGTTCATCGTCTGCAGAAAAATCTTGGTGCCGGTTGTGCCAGAAATAAGGGTATTGAACTTGCCTCTGGTACGTTTATCCATTTTCTCGATAGCGACGATTGCTATGCCTCTTCAAACGCCCTGGAGCGTATGGCCGGCTACATCGAGAAAAGCCATGCCGAAGTTACTGTTTTCCGGTATAACCTGATTACCTCTGAACATGCCCCTTTCTACCGATCTGTCAATGCATATGAACAAAAAGTATGGAACTACCTCGCACAAACCGCTAAAGTCGATAACTCCTCGTACCACAACATAAAAGATACTCAATGCCTCCTCGCACTTCCCGCCTTCCCCTGGAACAAAGTCTACACACGAGCTTTTCTTCTTGCACACAGCATCCTATTTCCCCGGACCATGCTGCATGAGGATATCCTTTTCAGTTGGAAAAGCCTGCTGCTTGCCGAGCGGATATCCTTCTGTTCCGAGCCCGTCGTGAACTATTATTACTCGTATGCTAATGCAGCCCAGGCCTCAAACCAGAAAGATGCTCGGCGATTTGAACTGTTTTCCGCCTTTGATAAGCTGGATACCTTTGTCCACACCATCACTACCGACCATTCATTCTCTCCCTGGCTTCTGCGATTTAAGATCGATACCTTCAGCTTCGGCTTGGGAAAAATCGGTACAAAGCAGCTTTCTGCCTTTTCGACAGCAGTAAAACAAGCCTTATCCGGAATATCGAATGCAAGCTGGAAAGAGCTAAAACACCTGCCTCTTACAGGACCCATCGATCGCTGTAAACACTTTTTTATTCGCTTCCTGCCTCTTTTTTATGCCCATACCTTACGCCTTCTAAAGAAAATCATTGCCATCGCTTTATGTCAACATAGATTACGCGCTCTTTGA